One stretch of Vicia villosa cultivar HV-30 ecotype Madison, WI unplaced genomic scaffold, Vvil1.0 ctg.001020F_1_1, whole genome shotgun sequence DNA includes these proteins:
- the LOC131632775 gene encoding probable xyloglucan galactosyltransferase GT14: protein MENPSIISRTSNNHHHQLWFAFLISFLLFSLFLRFHYSNTFQSPNTVTTFSLNTTDSCHGRYVFIQNIPSRFNQFLLQNCQFITKGSDKPNMCPYMNNMGLGPEIKNENVSDVLLTNTWYVTNQFLLEVIFHNRMKRYECLTNDSALASAVFVPSYIGLDISRFLWVANLTVRDSSGFELLRSLVEKPEWKRMWGRDHFVVSGRISWDFRRQADDLAYWGSKFRFLPESMNMSMLAVEGSSWKNDYAIPYPTSFHPLLDNDVYEWQSKIRHQKRQFLFTFTGAPRPELEDSIRGKIIEQCRGSSLCKFVDCRYEKCDDPVNVMKVFENAVFSLQPSGDSYTRRSIFDSILAGCIPVFFNPGTAYSQYKWHFPKNRSEYSVYIPVKDVKKWNVDIGKVLLRIPENEVIAMREEVIKLIPKIVYADPRGKLDNFEDAFDIALKGILERIENVREEIRKGRDPSIGFADEDHYKYTFSDN from the coding sequence ATGGAAAACCCTTCTATCATCTCTCGAACTTCcaacaatcatcatcaccaaCTCTGGTTTGCATTTCTCAtttcctttctcttattctcaCTCTTTCTCCGTTTCCATTACTCAAACACCTTTCAATCTCCCAACACTGTCACCACTTTCTCACTCAACACCACAGATTCCTGCCATGGCCGCTACGTTTTCATCCAAAACATCCCTTCTCGTTTCAACCAGTTTCTCCTCCAAAACTGTCAATTTATCACCAAAGGAAGCGACAAACCCAACATGTGTCCTTATATGAACAACATGGGTCTGGGTCCTGAGATTAAAAACGAAAATGTTAGTGATGTTCTTTTGACAAACACTTGGTATGTAACAAACCAGTTTCTGTTGGAGGTTATTTTTCATAATAGGATGAAGAGATATGAATGTTTGACGAATGATTCGGCTTTGGCTTCTGCTGTTTTTGTTCCGTCGTATATTGGTCTTGATATTAGTCGGTTTTTATGGGTGGCTAATCTTACTGTGAGAGATTCTTCTGGTTTTGAATTATTGAGATCGCTTGTTGAGAAGCCTGAATGGAAGAGAATGTGGGGGAGagatcattttgttgtttctggtAGAATTTCTTGGGATTTTAGAAGACAGGCTGATGATTTGGCTTATTGGGGTAGTAAGTTTAGGTTTTTACCTGAATCTATGAATATGTCTATGTTAGCAGTTGAGGGTAGTTCATGGAAGAATGATTACGCGATACCCTATCCGACTTCGTTTCATCCGTTGTTGGATAATGATGTTTATGAATGGCAGAGTAAAATCAGGCATCAGAAGAGGCAATTCTTGTTTACTTTCACAGGTGCACCGAGGCCTGAGCTTGAGGATTCTATCAGAGGGAAAATCATAGAACAGTGTCGAGGTTCGAGTTTGTGCAAGTTCGTTGATTGTAGATATGAGAAATGTGATGATCCTGTTAATGTTATGAAAGTGTTTGAAAATGCGGTGTTCTCTTTGCAACCTTCTGGTGATTCTTATACAAGGAGATCAATTTTTGATTCGATTTTAGCCGGTTGTATTCCTGTGTTTTTTAATCCGGGTACAGCTTATTCGCAATACAAGTGGCATTTTCCGAAAAACAGAAGTGAGTATTCTGTTTATATACCAGTGAAGGATGTGAAAAAATGGAATGTTGATATTGGAAAAGTGTTGTTGAGGATTCCTGAGAATGAAGTGATTGCAATGAGAGAAGAGGTTATTAAGCTTATTCCGAAAATTGTTTATGCAGATCCTAGAGGTAAATTAGATAATTTTGAAGATGCATTTGATATAGCATTGAAAGGGATACTTGAAAGAATAGAGAATGTGAGGGAAGAGATTAGGAAAGGGAGAGATCCTAGTATTGGTTTTGCAGATGAAGATCATTATAAGTATACATTTTCTGATAACTAG